In one window of Trueperaceae bacterium DNA:
- a CDS encoding MFS transporter yields MPAASPTPFGSRRFLGWDPVAGGALLQLLHMSLFFSSFGVYVVAWEADLGWTRTATAAGFAAMTVVSGGLGVLLGRLLEAVGVRRIVAAGLAALVAGLLALSVATTLVHFYAAMALVGLGLAMSGFLPVTAAVVPWFTTRRSTAMAVMSLGLSAGGFLVPLVATSVEELGWRVTLRLSAAAVVALAGPIIVTMRRPPDAYGQRPQGLRADPEAAPAPRSFTLAEAVRTPAFWLLAGGHAAALLIVNALNVHLVPHLVAGGGYALTEAAAVVTLVTIALGVGQLLGGPLGDRFDKRGLATLAMLGHAVAIALLAVRIGPVVVPVAAVLHGVAWGVRGPLMTTLRADYFGPAHFASIMGASMTLFLAGQLIGPVFAGALADLVGGYRTPFAILAAVGVAAAYAFRRAHPPTPPDGAIR; encoded by the coding sequence ATGCCCGCCGCGTCCCCCACCCCCTTCGGGTCCCGCCGTTTCCTCGGGTGGGACCCCGTCGCGGGGGGTGCGCTGTTGCAGCTGCTGCACATGTCGTTGTTCTTCTCCAGCTTCGGGGTGTACGTCGTCGCCTGGGAGGCGGACCTCGGCTGGACGCGGACGGCGACCGCCGCCGGCTTCGCCGCCATGACGGTCGTCAGCGGCGGCTTGGGGGTGCTGCTGGGGCGCCTCCTCGAAGCGGTCGGCGTCCGCCGCATCGTCGCGGCCGGCCTCGCCGCCCTCGTCGCGGGCCTGCTGGCGTTGTCGGTCGCCACGACCCTCGTGCACTTCTACGCCGCGATGGCGCTCGTCGGGCTCGGCCTCGCCATGTCGGGGTTCCTGCCCGTCACCGCCGCCGTCGTGCCGTGGTTCACGACGCGGCGCAGCACCGCGATGGCGGTGATGTCGCTGGGCCTCAGCGCCGGCGGGTTCCTCGTCCCGCTCGTCGCGACGTCGGTGGAGGAGCTCGGGTGGCGCGTCACGCTGCGCCTCTCCGCCGCCGCCGTCGTCGCCCTCGCCGGGCCGATCATCGTGACGATGCGGCGCCCGCCCGACGCGTACGGGCAACGCCCGCAGGGCCTCCGGGCCGATCCGGAGGCCGCGCCCGCCCCGCGTTCGTTCACCCTGGCCGAAGCGGTCCGCACGCCCGCCTTCTGGCTGTTGGCGGGCGGGCACGCCGCAGCGTTGTTGATCGTCAACGCCCTCAACGTCCACCTGGTGCCGCACCTCGTCGCCGGCGGCGGGTACGCCCTCACCGAAGCGGCGGCCGTCGTGACGCTCGTGACGATCGCGCTCGGGGTCGGGCAGCTGCTCGGGGGGCCGCTCGGGGATCGGTTCGACAAGCGCGGCCTCGCGACCCTCGCGATGCTCGGGCACGCCGTCGCCATCGCCCTCCTCGCCGTCCGGATCGGACCGGTCGTCGTGCCGGTCGCCGCGGTGCTGCACGGGGTGGCGTGGGGGGTGCGCGGCCCCCTCATGACGACGCTTCGCGCCGACTACTTCGGGCCGGCGCACTTCGCGTCGATCATGGGCGCGTCGATGACGCTCTTCCTCGCCGGGCAACTGATCGGGCCGGTGTTCGCCGGCGCGTTGGCCGACCTGGTGGGCGGCTACCGCACGCCGTTCGCGATCCTCGCGGCGGTCGGGGTCGCGGCGGCGTACGCGTTCCGGCGCGCCCACCCGCCGACCCCACCCGACGGGGCGATCCGCTAG
- a CDS encoding SDR family oxidoreductase, protein MRLTGARALITGGSRGIGRATAERFAAEGARVAILYRANDDAARAALDALPPVPDGPHVLVRADVADPDAAPRAVDEAADVLGGLDVLVNNAGVGGRHRIDEDGYDAWRAAWERILAVNLVGAAHVAYAAGRHMIDGGGGRMVFVSSRGAFRGEPDQPAYGASKAGLNALAQSLAQQLAPHGVFVGVVAPGFVETDLAADRLAGPAGDAIRAQSPLGRVARPEDVAHAALFFADPESAFTTGSILDVNGASYLRS, encoded by the coding sequence GTGCGCCTGACCGGCGCGCGCGCCCTGATCACCGGCGGGTCGCGCGGCATCGGCCGCGCCACCGCCGAACGCTTCGCGGCGGAGGGGGCGCGCGTCGCGATCCTCTACCGCGCCAACGACGACGCCGCCCGCGCCGCCCTGGACGCCCTACCCCCCGTCCCGGACGGTCCGCACGTCCTCGTCCGGGCCGACGTCGCCGACCCCGACGCCGCGCCCCGCGCCGTCGACGAGGCCGCCGACGTCCTCGGAGGCCTCGACGTCCTCGTCAACAACGCCGGCGTCGGGGGGCGCCACCGGATCGACGAGGACGGCTACGACGCCTGGCGCGCCGCGTGGGAGCGGATCCTCGCCGTCAACCTGGTGGGCGCCGCCCACGTCGCCTACGCCGCCGGCCGCCACATGATCGACGGGGGTGGGGGGCGGATGGTGTTCGTCTCCAGTCGCGGCGCGTTTCGCGGGGAACCCGACCAGCCTGCCTACGGCGCCAGCAAGGCCGGCCTCAACGCCCTTGCGCAGAGCCTCGCGCAGCAGCTCGCGCCGCACGGCGTGTTCGTCGGGGTCGTCGCGCCCGGTTTCGTCGAGACCGACCTCGCCGCCGACCGCCTCGCCGGACCGGCCGGCGACGCGATCCGGGCGCAGAGCCCCCTCGGTCGGGTGGCGCGCCCCGAGGACGTCGCGCACGCCGCCCTGTTCTTCGCCGACCCGGAAAGCGCCTTCACGACCGGTTCGATCCTCGACGTCAACGGCGCGTCGTACCTGCGTTCGTGA
- a CDS encoding DMT family transporter translates to MTPAAVRGVAAFGAVVISFSAILFALSGQSPATNAFFRPAYGWPFLVAWAWLRPATPGRPRRERLLATLAGGLMGLAFLEWTLAIDAIGAGLATVLGNTQVVFVGLAAWAWQGERPTRAAFVAVGLVLVGATATSGLGGAATFGDAPWRGVAWGLTNGVTYAAFLLAFRALNTRAGAPAGMLADATFGAALVTLASGLALDPGFDLTPSWPAHVWLVLAGVGPQAVGWMAILYALPRLPALETSVILLMQPVLTVLWAWLLLAETPSPVQGAGVAAVLAGVAIASRAGTVRGAKAAR, encoded by the coding sequence GTGACGCCCGCCGCCGTGCGGGGGGTCGCCGCGTTCGGGGCGGTCGTCATCTCGTTCAGCGCGATCCTGTTCGCCCTCTCCGGGCAGAGCCCCGCCACGAACGCCTTCTTCCGACCCGCCTACGGTTGGCCGTTCCTCGTCGCCTGGGCGTGGCTCCGTCCCGCGACCCCGGGCCGCCCGCGTCGCGAGCGCCTTCTGGCGACGCTCGCCGGCGGCCTGATGGGTCTCGCGTTCCTGGAGTGGACCCTCGCCATCGACGCGATCGGTGCGGGCCTCGCGACGGTCCTCGGCAACACCCAGGTCGTGTTCGTCGGGCTCGCCGCCTGGGCCTGGCAGGGCGAACGCCCGACCCGCGCCGCGTTCGTCGCGGTCGGTCTCGTGCTGGTGGGCGCCACCGCCACCAGCGGCCTGGGTGGGGCGGCGACGTTCGGGGACGCCCCGTGGCGCGGGGTGGCGTGGGGGCTGACGAACGGCGTGACGTACGCCGCGTTCCTCCTCGCCTTCCGGGCGCTCAACACCCGCGCCGGGGCACCGGCCGGGATGCTCGCCGACGCGACGTTCGGGGCGGCGCTCGTGACGCTCGCCTCCGGTCTGGCCCTCGATCCCGGCTTCGACCTCACGCCGTCCTGGCCGGCGCACGTCTGGCTCGTCCTCGCCGGCGTGGGTCCGCAGGCGGTCGGCTGGATGGCGATCCTGTACGCCCTCCCCCGCCTCCCGGCGTTGGAGACGTCGGTGATCCTCCTCATGCAGCCGGTCCTCACGGTCCTCTGGGCCTGGCTGCTGCTCGCCGAGACCCCCTCCCCGGTCCAGGGGGCGGGGGTGGCGGCGGTCCTGGCCGGCGTCGCCATCGCCTCCCGGGCGGGCACCGTCCGCGGCGCGAAGGCCGCGCGGTAG
- a CDS encoding TQO small subunit DoxD, with product MTTQAASPRHYPEPNVTKFLFASKAMAPFWAVVRIYVGWTWLTAGWGKVFGGGWVGPEAGGAVSGYLQGALARAGGEQPSVTGWYAWMIENLFLPNAALMSHLVALGEVAVGLALIVGFLTGISAFFGGMMNVAFLLAGTLSSNPVMFILATWLVLAWRVAGYYGLDYWVLPRIGAPRGDFGRDGGDDAPSAPAGTP from the coding sequence ATGACCACGCAAGCCGCATCGCCCCGCCACTACCCCGAACCGAACGTCACGAAGTTCCTGTTCGCCTCGAAAGCCATGGCACCCTTCTGGGCGGTCGTCCGCATCTACGTCGGGTGGACGTGGCTCACCGCCGGATGGGGCAAGGTCTTCGGGGGCGGCTGGGTCGGCCCCGAGGCCGGCGGCGCCGTGTCGGGATACCTCCAGGGCGCCCTGGCGCGCGCCGGTGGGGAGCAACCCTCGGTGACCGGCTGGTACGCCTGGATGATCGAGAACCTCTTCCTGCCCAACGCGGCGTTGATGAGTCACCTGGTCGCGCTTGGGGAGGTCGCCGTCGGCCTCGCGCTGATCGTGGGGTTCCTGACCGGCATCAGCGCGTTCTTCGGTGGGATGATGAACGTCGCGTTCCTTCTCGCCGGCACGCTCTCCAGCAACCCCGTCATGTTCATCCTCGCCACCTGGCTGGTGCTCGCCTGGCGCGTCGCCGGCTACTACGGCCTGGACTACTGGGTGTTGCCCCGCATCGGCGCGCCCCGGGGGGACTTCGGCCGCGACGGCGGGGACGACGCACCGTCCGCCCCCGCCGGCACCCCCTGA
- a CDS encoding bifunctional alpha/beta hydrolase/OsmC family protein: protein MATRPVHLTNRRGRTLAAKLETPDAGPPHATALLAHCFTCGKDLKGLVRLSRTLSDHGFAVLRVDFTGLGESEGDVGEAGLGGDADDLLDAAAWLETEIAAPALLVGHSLGGLAAILAAPQLPSLRALATIGAPSEPAHVLGLVAVDPATLEADGRAETTLAGRTFTLPRRFFDDLAARDPRAVLRDLRVPLLVLHAVTDAIVGVRHAQALFEASQDPRTSYVSLGQADHLLSRDVDARFAGRMLGAWAAGLVERAGDRVEAPAPATDAPRLPERVSRAVTGAGYATDAWAGGHPLRVDEPEKVGGTDTGGTPGDLVRTALAACTSITLRMYADRKGWPLDRIEVDVTSSSERKDGQVHTHYERRITLVGDLDDDQRARAIEIADRCPVHRSLEGPTTIDTVEV from the coding sequence ATGGCCACCCGCCCCGTCCACCTCACGAACCGGCGCGGCCGAACCCTCGCCGCGAAGCTCGAGACGCCCGACGCCGGACCGCCGCACGCCACGGCGCTCCTCGCCCACTGCTTCACGTGCGGCAAGGACCTCAAGGGCCTCGTGCGCCTCAGCCGCACCCTGAGCGACCACGGGTTCGCCGTGCTCCGCGTCGACTTCACCGGCCTCGGGGAAAGCGAAGGCGACGTCGGCGAAGCGGGGCTCGGCGGGGACGCCGACGACCTGCTCGACGCCGCCGCCTGGCTCGAGACCGAGATCGCCGCCCCCGCCCTCCTCGTCGGGCATTCGCTCGGGGGGCTCGCCGCGATCCTCGCCGCACCCCAGCTGCCCTCCCTCCGCGCGCTCGCCACGATCGGCGCGCCGTCGGAGCCCGCGCACGTCCTCGGTCTCGTCGCCGTCGACCCCGCCACCCTCGAGGCGGACGGGCGCGCGGAGACGACCCTCGCCGGCCGCACGTTCACGCTTCCGCGCCGCTTCTTCGACGACCTCGCCGCGCGCGACCCGCGCGCGGTCCTGCGCGACCTGCGCGTCCCCCTGCTCGTCCTGCACGCCGTCACCGACGCGATCGTCGGGGTGCGCCACGCCCAAGCGTTGTTCGAGGCGTCGCAGGACCCCCGCACGTCCTACGTCTCGCTCGGGCAGGCCGACCACCTGCTCTCCCGCGACGTGGACGCCCGCTTCGCGGGCCGCATGCTCGGGGCGTGGGCGGCCGGCCTCGTCGAGCGGGCCGGCGACCGCGTCGAGGCGCCCGCCCCCGCGACCGACGCCCCCCGCCTGCCCGAGCGCGTCTCGCGCGCGGTGACCGGCGCGGGGTACGCCACCGACGCGTGGGCGGGCGGCCACCCGCTCCGCGTCGACGAACCCGAGAAGGTGGGGGGGACCGACACCGGAGGGACGCCCGGCGACCTCGTCCGGACCGCCCTCGCCGCGTGCACCAGCATCACCCTCCGGATGTACGCCGACCGCAAGGGCTGGCCGCTGGACCGCATCGAGGTCGACGTCACGTCCAGCAGCGAACGCAAGGACGGCCAGGTCCACACCCACTACGAACGCCGCATCACCCTCGTCGGGGATCTCGACGACGACCAGCGGGCGCGCGCCATCGAGATCGCCGACCGGTGCCCCGTCCACCGGTCGCTCGAGGGCCCCACGACCATCGACACCGTCGAGGTCTGA
- a CDS encoding MATE family efflux transporter, with translation MRARRYDREILHLAIPALGALAADPLVSLIDTAFVGRLGALPLAALGVNVALFNLAFVLFNFLAYGTTPRIGKALGRGDRAAAGRTVTDAFVLAAGLGVVVLALLQLFAVPLLRLMGAEGALLEPAETYLRIRVLAGPALLLITAANGAFRGFQDTRTPLVVTTGVAAVNLVLDPLFIFAFGWGLAGAAWATVIAQWAGAAAFLALVFGRLRGAWRVPVGLPTLRALVPFLRVGWALAIRTAALIGTLTAATAVATRVGVVEVAAHQVAAQLWMFLALVVDALAIAAQALVARYVGEGRPADARAVSDRLLAMGVGVGVALGVGFWLLRAPLAAAFADDPAVVAAIASVLPFVAAMQPVNALVFVWDGIFMAIEDFSFLAVAMLLSAAAGGAVLALVGPFGWGLAGVWWGITALMAARIVAMAWRYRPAGGAFRRAAERVT, from the coding sequence GTGCGCGCCCGCCGCTACGACCGCGAGATCCTGCACCTCGCCATCCCCGCGCTCGGGGCGCTCGCGGCGGACCCCCTCGTCAGCCTGATCGACACCGCCTTCGTGGGGCGCCTCGGGGCGCTCCCCCTCGCCGCGCTCGGGGTGAACGTCGCGTTGTTCAACCTCGCCTTCGTGCTGTTCAACTTCCTGGCCTACGGCACCACCCCGCGCATCGGCAAGGCGTTGGGGCGGGGCGACCGCGCGGCGGCGGGCCGCACCGTGACGGACGCGTTCGTCCTCGCGGCGGGCCTGGGCGTCGTCGTGCTGGCGCTCCTGCAACTCTTCGCGGTGCCCCTGCTCCGCCTCATGGGCGCCGAAGGCGCCCTGCTGGAGCCGGCGGAGACGTACCTCCGGATCCGCGTGCTGGCCGGCCCGGCGTTGTTGCTCATCACGGCGGCCAACGGCGCCTTCCGGGGCTTTCAGGACACCCGGACGCCGCTCGTCGTGACGACCGGCGTCGCGGCGGTGAACCTGGTGCTCGATCCGCTCTTCATCTTCGCCTTCGGGTGGGGCTTGGCGGGGGCGGCGTGGGCGACGGTGATCGCGCAGTGGGCCGGCGCCGCGGCGTTCCTGGCGTTGGTGTTCGGCCGGCTTCGCGGCGCCTGGCGCGTCCCGGTCGGCCTCCCGACGCTCCGCGCGCTGGTTCCCTTCCTCCGGGTCGGGTGGGCGCTGGCGATCCGGACGGCGGCGTTGATCGGGACGCTCACCGCGGCGACCGCCGTCGCGACCCGCGTCGGGGTCGTCGAGGTCGCCGCGCACCAGGTGGCGGCGCAGCTCTGGATGTTCCTGGCGTTGGTCGTCGACGCGCTCGCCATCGCCGCGCAGGCGCTCGTGGCGCGCTACGTCGGGGAGGGGAGGCCCGCGGACGCGCGCGCGGTCTCCGACCGCCTGTTGGCGATGGGGGTGGGGGTCGGCGTGGCGCTCGGGGTCGGGTTCTGGCTGCTGCGGGCGCCGCTCGCCGCGGCGTTCGCCGACGACCCCGCCGTCGTCGCGGCGATCGCGTCGGTCCTTCCCTTCGTCGCGGCGATGCAGCCGGTGAACGCGCTGGTGTTCGTGTGGGACGGGATCTTCATGGCGATCGAGGATTTCTCGTTCCTGGCCGTCGCGATGCTCCTCTCCGCCGCGGCGGGGGGCGCGGTGTTGGCCCTCGTCGGGCCGTTCGGGTGGGGCTTGGCGGGGGTCTGGTGGGGCATCACGGCGTTGATGGCGGCCCGCATCGTCGCGATGGCGTGGCGCTACCGGCCGGCGGGGGGCGCGTTTCGGCGGGCGGCCGAGCGCGTCACCTGA